In Vigna unguiculata cultivar IT97K-499-35 chromosome 3, ASM411807v1, whole genome shotgun sequence, a single genomic region encodes these proteins:
- the LOC114179381 gene encoding poly(U)-specific endoribonuclease-B-like produces the protein MEGLIKGLVDVAIGGADHNDGQEEHGERSWADLVSGDQDQDHPRPQPHRQQQHHQQQTQWSNSPQKEERWEEDSHSYTNRPHQAVYRPQHEESQSQNFSTGHKVNEDQDGWQTVGKPQRRTEKVNEDQDGWQTVGKPPRRTQKVPKETWQNYKRPSHEQEYSDEVQVGDSLEPSEDELADLSKACEKLWDLDFNRLVPGKDYEIDCGEGKKVYQKVDMAEGSLFTWVSDDVFRKPTFGRFLSLLDNYNPHEGCKEVVTSEEREEQASFIEEISRTAPIKYLHKYLASKGIAPGSYQDFKQMMTNLWFDLYGRGGTSGSSSAFEHVFVGEIKQSGEVSGFHNWLQFYLEEEKGRVDYQGYIFPRRRGQTPDSETQLLTVQFEWNGVLKSVSSTLVGVSPEFEIALYTLCFYVGREDNHIQLGPYAVNIKCYRFSNKIGSVFPIADS, from the exons ATGGAGGGTCTCATCAAGGGCTTGGTCGATGTTGCTATCGGTGGCGCTGATCACAACGATGGCCAAGAAGAACACGGTGAACGCTCCTGGGCCGACCTTGTCTCCGGCGATCAGGATCAG GATCACCCTCGTCCTCAACCTCATCGGCAGCAGCAGCACCACCAGCAACAGACACAGTGGTCCAACTCACCCCAAAAG GAAGAACGGTGGGAAGAGGATAGTCACAGTTATACCAACAGGCCCCATCAG GCAGTGTACCGTCCTCAGCATGAGGAGAGCCAATCTCAAAATTTCAGCACTGGTCACAAG gTGAATGAAGATCAAGATGGATGGCAGACTGTTGGAAAACCTCAAAGACGGACAGAAAAG gTGAATGAAGATCAAGATGGATGGCAGACTGTTGGCAAACCTCCAAGGCGGACACAAAag GTTCCGAAGGAAACTTGGCAGAACTACAAACGGCCTTCTCATGAGCAAGAATACTCTGATGAGGTTCAAGTCGGTGATAGTTTGGAGCCCTCAGAAGATGAACTTGCTGATCTATCAAAAGCTTGTGAGAAACTCTGGGATCTTGATTTCAATAGGTTGGTACCTGGAAAAGACTATGAAATTGACTGTGGTGAAGGGAAAAAGGTTTACCAAAAGGTAGATATGGCAGAGGGGAGCTTATTTACTTGGGTTAGTGATGATGTATTTAGAAAGCCTACATTTGGTCGTTTTCTCTCACTTCTAGATAATTACAATCCACATGAAGGATGTAAGGAAGTAGTCACATCTGAGGAGAGAGAAGAGCAAGCTTCTTTCATAGAAGAAATCAGTAGAACAGCACCAATTAAATATCTTCACAAGTATCTTGCATCTAAGGGAATTGCACCAGGGAGTTACCAAGATTTCAAACAAATGATGACCAATCTGTGGTTTGACCTTTATGGCCGTGGTGGCACTTCTGGCTCCTCTTCTGCTTTTGAACATGTTTTTGTTGGAGAAATCAAACAAAGTGGCGAAGTTTCTGGCTTCCATAACTGGCTGCAG TTTTAccttgaagaagaaaaggggAGAGTTGATTATCAGGGCTATATTTTTCCCCGTCGACGGGGACAAACT CCTGACTCGGAAACGCAGCTTCTGACTGTTCAGTTTGAATGGAATGGTGTTCTGAAATCTGTATCAAGCACTTTGGTTGGAGTGAGCCCTGAATTTGAAATTGCTTTATATACCCTGTGTTTCTATGTTGGTAGGGAGGATAACCACATTCAACTCGGTCCATATGCAGTTAATATCAAGTGCTATCGTTTTAGCAATAAGATTGGATCTGTTTTCCCCATCGCAGATTCTTGA